The Streptomyces sp. B3I8 nucleotide sequence CGGGGAGACCGTCGGCATCATCGGCGAGACCGGCTCGGGCAAGTCCACCCTCGCGCGGGCCGCGCTCGGCCTGGTGCGCGCCTCCGCCGGATCGATCGCGGTCGACGGCGAGGACGTCACCGCCCACGGCACCCGCCAGTGGCGCGCGCTGCGCCGCAGAGGGGTCGTCCAGTACGTGTTCCAGGACCCGCTGCGCAGTCTCGACCCGGACCTGAGCATCGAGACCTCCCTGACCGAGCCCCTGCTCATCGGGGGCGCCACCCGTGAGGAGGCGGCGGCGCGGGTGCGGGAGTTCCTCCCCCGCGTCCGGCTCGACGAGGACCTCCTCGGCAGGCTGCCGGGCGAGCTGTCCGGCGGGCAGCGCCAGCGTGTCGCGGTGGCCCGCGCCCTGGTCACCGGGCCGCGGCTGGTCATCCTCGACGAGCCGGTCAGCGCCCTGGACTCCGCCAACCGGGTACAGGTCCTGGAGATCCTCAAGGGGCTGCGCGCCGACGGCGTCGCCCTCGTGTTCATCTCCCACGACCTGGGCTCCGTCGCCGGGGTCGCCGACCGCGTCGCGGTGCTGTACCGGGGCGAACTGGTCGAGGCGGGCGCCACCCGCGACGTCATCACCGCGCCCCGGCATCCGTACACGCGGCTGCTCCTCGGGTCCGCGCCCACCCT carries:
- a CDS encoding ABC transporter ATP-binding protein produces the protein MSDDTTTGPDRPVLEIDGLEVHYGVRRRRRRALHGVSLSVAPGETVGIIGETGSGKSTLARAALGLVRASAGSIAVDGEDVTAHGTRQWRALRRRGVVQYVFQDPLRSLDPDLSIETSLTEPLLIGGATREEAAARVREFLPRVRLDEDLLGRLPGELSGGQRQRVAVARALVTGPRLVILDEPVSALDSANRVQVLEILKGLRADGVALVFISHDLGSVAGVADRVAVLYRGELVEAGATRDVITAPRHPYTRLLLGSAPTLRGAPADRAERDALRALLHT